From the genome of Hydrogenothermus marinus:
ATCTATTCCATTAATAGCTTTCAATTTTTTTCCTCATTATATTTTGAAATACAGATAACTGGCCTTCAAGAGATAAATCTATAAGTTTTGAACCAATATGTATGCTAACTCCTGCAATTAAATCTTTTTTCTCTTCTTCTTTTATAGATACTTCAATACCAAACTCTTTTTTTATTAAATCTTTCAGCTTGTTTTTTTCTTCTTCTGTTAAAGGATATGCAGTTTCAATTAAAATAAATTTTTGATGTTTTAATTCTTCTGATATGGATTTTTTATCTTCATCTGGTAAATTTTCAATGGCTTCAAGGGCTAATTTGAATAAATTCTTATGTAAATTTTCATCAGAAACCTTAACTAATATTTTAGAAACAAACTGAAGAGAGTAGTTTATAATAAACTCCTTAATCTCATTGATTACTTCCTTTTTCTCTATCTGAAGAGATTCTAAAAATTTTTCTCTTTCTGCATCAAGTTCTGCTTTCATCTGTTTATACAACTTTTCTTTTTCTTCTTCTACTTGTTTTGTTATCTCTGCTAATTTAGCCTTTTTTATATTTTCTATATCTTGTAATAGTTTTTCATATTCTTGTTTAAGCTTTTCTACTTTTGCTTGAGCTTCTTCTGCTTCTCTTATCTTTGTATCAATATACTCTTTTCTTTTTTTCAAAACAGAGATAACAGGTTTATAAAGTAGCTTTTTCAAAATCCATAGTAGAATAAAAAAGTTTATAATCTCAAAAAGATAAGTTAATAAATCAAACTTCATTTTTTATCCTATTTTGTAAAAAGATGTATAAATGGATTTGCAAAAAGTATAATTAAAGCAATTACCAAAGAATAGATAGCAACAGATTCAACAACTGCAGCACCAATAAAGAAAAGTCTTATAATTGTATTTGCTTGTTCTGGTTGTCTTGCAACAGATTCTATAGCTTTTGTTAGAGCTTCACCTTCTCCTCTTGAAGGCATCATTCCACCAATTGCTATTGTAATACCTGCTGTAAATATTGATACTGCTGCTATAATTGTAAGTGAATCCATAATTTTCCCTCCTTATTTATAGTTCATACCAGTCTTCTTTTAAATATGCTAACTTTTTATCTAACTCTTCAACCTTTAATCCTGCAACTATATAAGCAAGAGTAAGAATACCAAATAAGTATGCCTGAATAATATCTCCAAGTATATTAAAAAGCATCATAGGAACAGGTACAATTACTGCTGTTAAAAGAACTAAAATAGCAATAATTAAGTCCCATCCAAGCATATTCCCAAAAAGCCTAAATGTTAAAGACAATATTCTTCCAAATTCACCTACTATATTTAAAGGAAATAATATAAAAACAGGTTCAAAAAATTTTTTAAAATAGCTTAAACCATGAAATTTGACACCATAATAATATATAGAAAATAATGTAATTGTAGAAAGCCCTGCCACTGCCGAAATATCCCCTGTTGGTGTATGAAATGGAGGTACCATTCCAATAATATTTGAAAATGCTACAAATATCCATATTGTAGCTATAAAATTAAAAAAAGGTGAGATTGGCATCTGAGCAAAATCTTTAATCTGTTTAGCTATTGCTATTAGTAATGTTTCTATAAAAATCTGCTTTGTAGATGGATTTTTTATTTTTAGATTTCTTGTAAATATAAATGCTAAAACTATTATTACAGCCATTGCTATCCATGTTGTTATTACAACATCTGTAAGAGCAAGATGGATTTTTATATTCTCAATAGTTATATATCCAAAATCAAAAAGCTCTTTTGTAAAAACTTTTTCAGCTACATTCATAATAACTTTAATTTAAGGTAATATCTAGAAAAGGTCAACCTTGATAAATAAAATCCTATTAAAAAAAATATAATTCCAGCTTTAAAATAGTAAGCAACTAAGATAGCTATAACTGATAAAAATAAAAATCTATAAAAGAACTTTAAGTTCATTTTTTTATTTAAAATAGCATTTTTAATACTTTTATAAAGATGATAAAAATATATAATTCCTGAAATATAACCTACAATGAAAGATATAAAAAATTTCATACCTCTTCTATTTCACCAGCTTTTTCTAAAGCAAGTTTAGAAAACACAGGGCCTAAGAACTCGTGAATTGCCGTAGCTCCAATTACCATATTAACAAGAATTAAACCAAAATCTTTAAATTCTGGAGTTTGATAAGAAAGCAAAGCAAGACCAATTACTATACCACCTTGAGGAAAGAGAGCAAAGGCTAGATATTTTTTTACTTTTTCTGGTGCTTGTGATAAATGAGCTCCAATATAAACGCCAGTAAATTTACCAATAAATCTGGATAGAATATAAACTAAAACTAAAGGTAAGAATACAAAAATAAGCTTTATATTTAAAAATGCTGAACCAACTACAAAAAATGCAGTAAATATTACATCCTCAATATAATTTTCAAGAGGTCCTTTAAATTTTTCATTCTCTTTATCTATATTAACTAAAGTAATTCCTGTTGTCATAGTAGATAAAAGTTCATCTACATTAACTGCATGTGCTATAGAAAATGTTAAAAATAAAATACCAACAGTTACAGTAACAACCTCTTTTCTTTCTTTTGCAAACTTACCTAAGTAATGCATTAAAAATCCCATTACAATACCAAGTAAAACAGCTCCACCTATCTGATAAAGGATTTTAAAAAAAATATTTAAAATTTCTAAATTTTGTCCAGACATTACAGATTTAGCTATTGCAAAACCAAGAACAAAGTTCATTATTCCTGTTGCATCATCAAGAGCTGCAACTCCAAGAACAGTTGTAGTTAGAACACCTTTGGCTTTATATTCATGAATAACTTCAAGGGTCGCTGTTGGATCTGTAGGAGATGCTAAAGCTCCAAATAATAAAGATAAAGCAAATAAAACTTTAATATCTAAATGTTGTGTAAAGAAAAAATATAAAAACATAGCAATAGAAACAAATAAATATGCTAATTCTGCCTCTCCTAAAGTTATAAATGAGATACTTTTCCCAAGAGATTTTATATTTTTCCAAGATAAAGATGCACCTATTAAAAATGTGATAATAGATAAAGAAGCATGGGTAATAATATCAGATTTATCTAAAAACTGCTTATCAATAATATTGAAAACATAAGGACTCATTAATATTCCAGCAACAATATATCCACTTACCCTTGGAAGTTTAAAGTAATTAGCAATATTTCCAAAAAGATAACCAACAACTAGTATTAAACCTATCTCAAATAAAGTTTCTTTAAAAAAAGATAAATCCATTAATCCTTTCTTCTTATATCAACACTTAATTTATGAGCTA
Proteins encoded in this window:
- a CDS encoding F0F1 ATP synthase subunit delta, which encodes MKFDLLTYLFEIINFFILLWILKKLLYKPVISVLKKRKEYIDTKIREAEEAQAKVEKLKQEYEKLLQDIENIKKAKLAEITKQVEEEKEKLYKQMKAELDAEREKFLESLQIEKKEVINEIKEFIINYSLQFVSKILVKVSDENLHKNLFKLALEAIENLPDEDKKSISEELKHQKFILIETAYPLTEEEKNKLKDLIKKEFGIEVSIKEEEKKDLIAGVSIHIGSKLIDLSLEGQLSVFQNIMRKKIESY
- the atpE gene encoding ATP synthase F0 subunit C — its product is MDSLTIIAAVSIFTAGITIAIGGMMPSRGEGEALTKAIESVARQPEQANTIIRLFFIGAAVVESVAIYSLVIALIILFANPFIHLFTK
- a CDS encoding F0F1 ATP synthase subunit A; the protein is MNVAEKVFTKELFDFGYITIENIKIHLALTDVVITTWIAMAVIIVLAFIFTRNLKIKNPSTKQIFIETLLIAIAKQIKDFAQMPISPFFNFIATIWIFVAFSNIIGMVPPFHTPTGDISAVAGLSTITLFSIYYYGVKFHGLSYFKKFFEPVFILFPLNIVGEFGRILSLTFRLFGNMLGWDLIIAILVLLTAVIVPVPMMLFNILGDIIQAYLFGILTLAYIVAGLKVEELDKKLAYLKEDWYEL
- a CDS encoding N-ATPase subunit AtpR, encoding MKFFISFIVGYISGIIYFYHLYKSIKNAILNKKMNLKFFYRFLFLSVIAILVAYYFKAGIIFFLIGFYLSRLTFSRYYLKLKLL
- a CDS encoding cation:proton antiporter domain-containing protein, giving the protein MDLSFFKETLFEIGLILVVGYLFGNIANYFKLPRVSGYIVAGILMSPYVFNIIDKQFLDKSDIITHASLSIITFLIGASLSWKNIKSLGKSISFITLGEAELAYLFVSIAMFLYFFFTQHLDIKVLFALSLLFGALASPTDPTATLEVIHEYKAKGVLTTTVLGVAALDDATGIMNFVLGFAIAKSVMSGQNLEILNIFFKILYQIGGAVLLGIVMGFLMHYLGKFAKERKEVVTVTVGILFLTFSIAHAVNVDELLSTMTTGITLVNIDKENEKFKGPLENYIEDVIFTAFFVVGSAFLNIKLIFVFLPLVLVYILSRFIGKFTGVYIGAHLSQAPEKVKKYLAFALFPQGGIVIGLALLSYQTPEFKDFGLILVNMVIGATAIHEFLGPVFSKLALEKAGEIEEV